A genomic window from Chitinophagaceae bacterium includes:
- a CDS encoding T9SS type A sorting domain-containing protein — MKNLFYTTAIVLLANAALAQNCPPATAYEYLDINNVKARINNGGDMWWDLDHDAKYLVPKTGNTSALFAGGLWIGGIDANGELHVAAQTYRQTGNDFFPGPLDQTGNVSTTACQNFDRIWKVNKSAIDSFIAGQFAVPPSSIAQWPGKGNPNLSFLPDQDLAPFADVNGNGMYNPADGDYPEIPGDQALWFVFNDKGNTHSETGALPLGIEVQCMVYAFQGTGTCLNNTTFYHYKIINKSSLSLDSSFVGLWTDPDLGCAFNDYFGSDTLNNLGIVYNIDSVDAGSGCTFNYGNDPPVLAIDLLKGIKDDEGILHYMDHFMYYLNDFGIAGNPQNKEDYYGYLQSVFSGGSHLVNPGGVETDFAYPGDPSDPAGWSLCTENGLPSDFRFIMSSGPFRFDAGEVQTFDFSVVWDDNSVYPCPSYSTIIDAAACVDDYFKSNVVFTGLSAPSKNNNMAQVFPNPVLQQQRAIDFQLKNAERIRIFDLAGTLIGSFNVNGESVAHISTDFEKGMYIYQVIFKDQSLTTGKFLVQ, encoded by the coding sequence ATGAAAAATTTATTTTACACTACAGCAATTGTCTTGCTGGCAAATGCTGCGCTTGCACAAAATTGCCCACCGGCAACAGCGTATGAATACCTTGATATCAACAATGTAAAAGCTCGCATCAACAATGGAGGCGATATGTGGTGGGACCTTGACCATGATGCCAAATACTTAGTTCCTAAAACCGGCAATACTTCCGCTTTGTTTGCAGGTGGATTGTGGATTGGAGGCATTGATGCCAACGGAGAACTACACGTGGCCGCACAAACCTACCGACAGACCGGGAATGATTTCTTTCCGGGTCCGCTCGATCAAACTGGAAATGTTTCCACCACTGCCTGCCAGAATTTTGACCGTATCTGGAAGGTCAATAAATCTGCCATCGATTCATTTATTGCTGGTCAGTTTGCAGTGCCTCCTTCATCCATTGCGCAATGGCCAGGAAAAGGAAATCCGAATCTTTCTTTTTTGCCTGATCAAGACCTCGCACCGTTTGCAGATGTAAATGGAAACGGAATGTATAATCCTGCCGATGGAGATTATCCTGAAATTCCGGGTGACCAGGCATTGTGGTTTGTTTTCAATGACAAAGGAAATACTCACAGTGAAACAGGCGCACTGCCACTTGGTATTGAAGTTCAATGTATGGTATATGCTTTTCAAGGAACAGGAACTTGTTTGAACAACACGACATTTTATCATTATAAAATAATTAATAAGTCTTCTCTTTCACTGGATTCCTCCTTTGTTGGATTGTGGACTGATCCTGATTTGGGATGTGCCTTTAATGATTACTTCGGATCCGATACATTGAATAACCTGGGCATCGTGTACAATATAGATTCAGTGGATGCTGGTTCAGGGTGCACTTTTAATTATGGTAACGATCCACCTGTTCTTGCCATCGATCTTTTAAAAGGTATTAAGGATGATGAAGGCATACTACATTATATGGATCATTTCATGTACTACTTAAATGATTTTGGTATTGCTGGAAATCCACAGAACAAAGAAGATTACTATGGTTACCTGCAATCTGTTTTTTCCGGTGGTTCTCATTTGGTGAATCCGGGTGGTGTTGAAACTGATTTTGCTTATCCGGGTGATCCGTCCGACCCTGCAGGATGGTCGTTGTGTACAGAAAATGGGTTGCCCTCTGATTTCAGGTTTATCATGAGCTCAGGCCCATTCAGATTTGATGCGGGAGAAGTTCAGACGTTTGATTTCTCAGTAGTGTGGGATGATAACTCGGTATATCCATGTCCATCCTATTCAACCATCATTGATGCAGCGGCCTGTGTTGATGATTATTTTAAATCCAATGTTGTTTTCACGGGACTGTCGGCTCCATCAAAAAATAATAATATGGCACAGGTATTTCCTAATCCTGTTTTGCAGCAACAGCGCGCGATTGATTTTCAACTGAAAAATGCAGAACGCATCCGGATTTTTGATCTCGCCGGAACCCTCATCGGTTCATTTAATGTAAACGGTGAATCTGTTGCCCATATCTCTACAGATTTTGAAAAAGGAATGTATATCTATCAGGTGATATTCAAAGATCAATCTTTAACTACCGGGAAATTTCTCGTTCAATAA
- a CDS encoding phospholipase D family protein: MKLHLLWPLSFMLACTHPSKEIPLQEKDFCSAIHRNDSLTLSKALEPVADSMKNKTGVYVLEDGDGSMVARAWLTEYAEKTIDIQYFIFSTDNVGLIACDYLVRAADRGVKIRIIVDDIMVDADVHDILMMDSHENISIKIYNPGTNLGKNFYSKLKKFTTDFRSANQRMHNKTFVADQQVVITGGRNIADEYFDYDHEYNFRDRDVLLIGKVAEQVQHSFDAFWNSPLSVPVAEIVEEPSAEFVKDSLHKPAEDPHRFDRLHQYACNPENFWPQVREKIQQLPQAFTAMQQSGDLVWTDSVQFVSDVPGKNDGTQGLGGGGVSTSALIALVQQARTSLDIQTPYLITTSLSRDLFREAVNRGVKIRILTNSLASTDNAEAFSGYQRDRKTLLETGVKIYEFRPDAAERFRVMTGALQQTLDFKPIFGLHAKSMVIDGNITVIGTFNLDPRSANLNTECVTIIHSGKIAAGVLRGMEEEFKPENSWQTTLTFHPDSMAGIKKQVKAWTRRAIPKEIL; the protein is encoded by the coding sequence ATGAAACTTCACCTACTCTGGCCGCTCTCGTTCATGCTCGCCTGTACTCACCCTTCAAAAGAAATTCCATTGCAGGAAAAAGATTTTTGTTCCGCCATTCACCGCAACGATTCCCTTACACTTTCGAAAGCGCTCGAACCTGTCGCCGACAGTATGAAAAATAAAACCGGCGTGTATGTGCTGGAAGATGGTGATGGTTCTATGGTGGCCCGTGCCTGGCTCACTGAATACGCCGAAAAAACAATCGACATACAATACTTCATCTTTTCCACCGACAATGTGGGACTGATTGCCTGCGATTACCTCGTGCGCGCCGCAGACCGTGGCGTAAAAATCAGGATCATCGTGGACGATATCATGGTGGACGCTGATGTGCATGATATCTTAATGATGGATTCGCATGAAAATATTTCCATCAAAATCTACAACCCGGGCACCAACCTGGGCAAGAACTTTTACAGCAAGCTGAAAAAATTTACCACTGATTTCAGGAGTGCCAACCAACGCATGCACAACAAAACATTTGTGGCAGATCAGCAGGTGGTTATTACCGGCGGCCGCAATATTGCCGATGAATATTTCGACTACGATCATGAATACAATTTCCGCGACCGCGATGTATTGCTCATCGGAAAGGTGGCGGAACAGGTGCAGCATTCATTTGATGCATTCTGGAACAGCCCGTTGTCTGTGCCGGTAGCGGAGATTGTAGAAGAACCATCGGCTGAGTTTGTCAAAGACTCGTTGCATAAACCTGCCGAAGACCCGCACCGTTTCGACCGCCTCCACCAATACGCCTGCAATCCCGAAAACTTCTGGCCGCAGGTGCGCGAGAAAATACAACAACTGCCACAGGCCTTCACCGCCATGCAGCAATCCGGCGACCTGGTGTGGACCGACAGCGTGCAATTTGTTTCCGACGTACCCGGAAAAAATGACGGCACACAGGGATTGGGCGGCGGCGGGGTGAGCACTTCCGCATTAATTGCACTGGTGCAGCAGGCCCGGACATCGCTCGATATTCAGACACCTTACCTGATCACCACTTCGCTGAGCCGGGATCTTTTTCGCGAAGCGGTAAACCGCGGCGTAAAAATCAGGATACTCACCAACAGTCTTGCCTCCACCGATAATGCCGAAGCTTTCAGCGGCTATCAGCGCGACCGGAAAACATTGCTCGAAACGGGCGTAAAGATTTATGAGTTCAGGCCGGATGCGGCCGAGAGGTTCAGGGTGATGACAGGCGCTTTGCAACAAACGCTCGACTTCAAGCCCATCTTCGGGCTGCATGCAAAATCGATGGTGATAGATGGAAACATTACAGTCATCGGCACCTTCAACCTCGATCCGCGCAGTGCCAACCTGAATACGGAATGTGTAACCATCATACATTCCGGAAAAATTGCAGCGGGTGTGCTGCGCGGCATGGAAGAAGAATTCAAACCGGAAAATTCGTGGCAAACCACCCTCACCTTCCATCCCGATTCCATGGCCGGCATTAAAAAGCAGGTGAAGGCGTGGACGAGAAGGGCGATTCCGAAAGAGATATTGTAG
- a CDS encoding tetratricopeptide repeat protein: MGESIPTKCIKLQELKRLFLFKKNTFIFQTLFVGRLLFLFLLLLKFSAVTAQEMTDAEKYRLEYQHATDDTSRINALRKMGTTFTNSNPDSAIIFTKLALAAAKKAGWSKGIAQCSLNLGVYYQNSTSFDSAFAYTNLALEAALKMNDKNRLALIYINRGTLLTITSKYEAALADLKQAVQLSEEANNNDRLARASISLSQLYMYQENWEAALPWTEKALALQTGLGNIQQIAICKVNLGGLYLKQKKYTAAEKTLLEALNIGDSLADNSIIANASMSLSDAYQESGNNAAAINYLKKAVTASMQMENVNLLAIASYNLGNAYYLNNEFNKALQSYSTGINAVKEMKEMEYEQSINYEGLSKTYFKLNDYQDAYQALSKYVVLKDSVNNRLQNKKLLELQTQFETEQKDKAIVLLNKEKMLQTAEVKLQRELKNFFIGGAVLLLLIAGLLWNRYYIKQRAAKELGEKNILVEQAKQRAEKSEQFKSQFLANMSHEIRTPMNAVMGMTNLLLDEPQNEKNTRYLSVIKHASENLLVIINDILDLSKLEAGMMVAEKIPFALQDVVTSVRDTLQMKADENGLIFTTGIGKNVPAVVMGDPSRLSQVLLNLAGNALKFTEQGSVTIEIAAVQQDTIQDINNKIIALRFSVSDTGIGIEKEKLTKIFESFTQANASDTRKFGGTGLGLTISKNLVELLGGKLEVESELHAGSVFSFVLSTEVGTSEQLNNFQLRHEGYSADDLFGLKILLAEDNEHNQLVAVDTLKKMIAEVEIEVVNNGTGVIELLRKEQPDKNAGEKSSARFDLILMDIQMPEMNGFEATRIIRAEFPDPISQIPIIALTASVVRSDLKKCMEAGMNSYVVKPFSKEELLREIGKVLQRSEKQVILHTNNFLAGNKAEANAERQSAQSNSTVTDLSRLKSLYDNDREKIREYFRQFIAIVPQRIQQLKVVADEKNHEGIYQAAHRLKPQLGFFGMKKEELIANAIEIRAKDLSAIELQTLIDQLEEGCNLAVREIETELHRIS, from the coding sequence ATGGGAGAATCCATACCAACGAAATGTATTAAGTTGCAGGAGCTGAAACGGCTGTTTCTTTTTAAGAAAAACACCTTCATATTTCAAACACTGTTCGTGGGCAGACTCCTTTTTCTATTCCTACTCTTACTAAAATTTTCCGCAGTAACCGCGCAGGAGATGACGGACGCAGAAAAATACCGTTTGGAATATCAACATGCTACCGATGATACAAGCCGTATCAATGCGCTCCGGAAAATGGGCACCACCTTCACGAATTCAAATCCTGACAGTGCTATCATCTTTACAAAACTTGCACTTGCCGCCGCAAAAAAAGCAGGATGGTCAAAAGGTATTGCACAATGCAGTCTTAATCTGGGCGTCTATTACCAGAACAGCACGAGCTTCGACAGTGCATTTGCATACACTAACCTTGCGCTTGAAGCAGCGTTGAAAATGAATGACAAGAATCGCCTCGCACTGATTTATATCAACAGAGGTACACTGCTCACCATTACATCCAAATATGAAGCAGCGCTTGCCGACCTGAAGCAAGCAGTGCAATTGAGTGAAGAAGCGAATAATAATGATCGTTTAGCGAGAGCAAGTATCTCTCTTTCGCAGCTCTATATGTACCAGGAAAACTGGGAGGCGGCACTTCCCTGGACGGAGAAGGCATTGGCACTGCAAACCGGGTTGGGAAATATTCAGCAAATAGCAATTTGCAAGGTTAATTTAGGTGGCCTCTATTTAAAACAGAAGAAATATACTGCAGCGGAAAAAACATTATTGGAAGCATTAAACATTGGGGATAGTCTGGCAGATAACTCCATCATCGCAAATGCTTCCATGTCACTTTCAGATGCTTACCAGGAATCAGGGAACAATGCAGCCGCCATCAATTACCTGAAAAAAGCAGTGACAGCCTCCATGCAAATGGAGAATGTGAATTTGCTGGCAATTGCGAGTTACAATTTAGGCAACGCCTATTACCTCAACAATGAATTTAACAAAGCGCTTCAATCTTATTCCACCGGAATCAATGCGGTGAAAGAAATGAAAGAGATGGAATATGAGCAGTCAATAAATTATGAAGGACTCTCTAAAACTTATTTTAAGCTGAATGATTACCAGGATGCATACCAGGCATTGTCAAAGTATGTGGTATTGAAAGATTCAGTGAATAACCGCCTGCAGAATAAAAAACTGCTGGAGTTGCAAACACAATTTGAAACGGAACAAAAAGACAAAGCCATTGTGCTGCTGAACAAAGAGAAAATGCTTCAAACGGCAGAAGTGAAGCTGCAGCGTGAACTGAAAAATTTTTTTATTGGCGGCGCAGTGCTCTTGCTGCTGATTGCCGGACTGTTGTGGAACCGTTACTATATTAAACAGCGTGCAGCCAAAGAACTCGGAGAAAAAAATATCCTGGTAGAACAGGCAAAGCAACGTGCTGAAAAAAGCGAACAATTCAAGTCGCAGTTTCTTGCAAACATGAGTCATGAAATACGCACGCCTATGAATGCAGTAATGGGCATGACGAATCTTTTATTGGACGAACCGCAGAATGAAAAAAATACCCGTTATCTGTCTGTCATCAAACATGCTTCCGAAAACCTGCTGGTAATCATCAATGATATTCTTGATCTCTCGAAACTCGAAGCAGGCATGATGGTAGCTGAAAAAATTCCGTTTGCATTGCAGGATGTTGTAACGAGTGTCCGTGATACGTTGCAGATGAAGGCGGATGAGAACGGCTTAATATTCACTACAGGCATTGGCAAAAATGTTCCTGCTGTTGTAATGGGCGATCCTTCACGGCTTTCCCAGGTATTATTAAACCTTGCAGGCAACGCTTTAAAGTTCACAGAGCAAGGCAGCGTAACCATTGAAATTGCTGCAGTACAGCAGGATACAATTCAGGATATCAATAATAAAATTATTGCATTGCGCTTCTCCGTTTCAGACACAGGCATCGGCATTGAAAAGGAAAAGCTTACCAAAATATTTGAAAGTTTTACGCAGGCAAATGCTTCAGACACCCGGAAATTCGGCGGAACAGGATTGGGACTCACCATCTCCAAAAATCTGGTGGAATTGCTGGGTGGAAAATTAGAAGTGGAAAGTGAGCTGCATGCGGGATCTGTATTTTCTTTTGTGTTATCAACGGAAGTCGGCACAAGCGAACAACTTAATAATTTTCAACTCCGGCATGAAGGTTATTCCGCGGATGATTTGTTCGGACTAAAAATTCTGCTCGCGGAAGACAATGAGCACAATCAACTGGTGGCAGTGGACACGTTGAAAAAAATGATTGCTGAAGTGGAGATTGAAGTCGTGAATAATGGCACCGGGGTGATTGAACTTTTAAGAAAAGAACAGCCCGATAAAAATGCAGGTGAAAAATCCAGTGCTCGTTTTGATCTCATCCTGATGGATATTCAAATGCCGGAAATGAATGGCTTTGAAGCAACGCGCATCATCAGAGCTGAATTTCCGGATCCCATTTCACAAATACCCATCATTGCACTTACCGCCAGCGTTGTCCGCAGCGATCTTAAAAAATGTATGGAAGCCGGTATGAACAGTTATGTCGTTAAGCCTTTCAGTAAAGAGGAATTGCTGCGGGAAATTGGAAAAGTATTGCAGCGAAGTGAAAAGCAGGTTATCCTTCACACAAATAATTTCTTAGCAGGAAATAAAGCGGAAGCAAACGCTGAAAGGCAGTCTGCTCAATCAAATTCCACCGTTACAGATCTCTCCCGCTTAAAGAGCCTGTATGACAACGACCGCGAAAAAATACGGGAATATTTCAGGCAGTTCATCGCAATAGTACCGCAGAGAATTCAGCAATTAAAAGTGGTAGCAGATGAAAAAAACCACGAAGGAATCTACCAGGCAGCTCACCGCTTAAAACCACAACTGGGATTTTTTGGAATGAAAAAGGAAGAACTGATTGCCAATGCCATTGAAATCAGGGCAAAGGATCTTTCTGCAATCGAATTACAAACGTTGATTGACCAACTGGAAGAAGGTTGTAATTTGGCAGTAAGGGAAATTGAAACGGAGCTGCACCGTATTTCCTGA
- a CDS encoding response regulator transcription factor, with protein sequence MSIYKSIIIDDDAFIRKSLQDYLQYSFPELNIVAICSDAFSGLKAIEQHQPHLVFLDIEMPGLSGFEMLNKINPIQFEIIFITSFDHYAIKAIRYSALDYLLKPIDPVELKIAIDRFKEKKSASSAPVPLLQNFISNLNAKTPDDFKLAISTTQGTLFLPIQEIIRLEADGSYTLFHLRENKKLLASRTLKDFADLLDEQRFIRVHKSHLVNRRYVRRILNTHHLLMEDNTEVEVSRRKWDDVKNILKESAE encoded by the coding sequence ATGAGCATTTATAAATCCATTATTATTGACGACGATGCGTTCATCCGCAAATCGCTGCAGGATTACCTGCAATATTCGTTTCCGGAATTAAACATCGTCGCCATTTGCAGTGATGCTTTTTCAGGATTGAAAGCCATAGAGCAGCATCAGCCCCATCTTGTTTTTCTGGATATTGAAATGCCCGGCCTCAGCGGATTTGAGATGTTGAACAAGATCAATCCGATTCAATTTGAAATCATTTTTATCACTTCCTTCGATCACTATGCAATTAAAGCCATCCGTTACAGCGCGCTTGATTATTTGCTGAAACCGATTGATCCCGTGGAGTTGAAAATTGCGATTGATCGTTTCAAAGAAAAAAAAAGCGCATCGTCCGCACCTGTTCCGCTGCTGCAAAATTTCATCAGTAATCTTAACGCAAAAACACCGGATGATTTTAAGCTGGCTATTTCCACCACACAAGGAACCTTGTTTCTTCCAATACAGGAGATTATCCGGTTGGAGGCCGATGGCAGTTATACCTTATTTCACCTTCGGGAAAATAAAAAACTGCTGGCCTCACGTACGCTTAAAGATTTTGCCGATCTGCTGGATGAGCAACGTTTTATCCGCGTTCATAAATCGCACCTTGTCAACAGGCGCTATGTAAGACGTATTCTGAACACACACCATTTATTGATGGAGGATAATACAGAAGTGGAAGTATCAAGAAGAAAATGGGATGATGTAAAAAATATTCTGAAGGAGTCTGCAGAATGA
- a CDS encoding cyanophycinase: MKQTFYTAITASLFLIIACNYPSNQQPTHNESNTGTLFIIGGGDRDDTLMQQMIDVSGWKKGDVITAITLPSTYDSSYYWINHQLQQMTGQACVKFDSAAIHDEKKLDSLSQSKIIFIGGGDQLRMMQLIEGSEVKKIIQQAYREGATIGGTSAGAAVMSSLMITGNQLMDTVYASTFPVLLDSNLELKEGLGLLDSVIVDMHFIARSRYNRLFSAIVEHPEYQCIGIDETTAIIIHNDSATVAGVSEVMVIETPDEIRKGPHHLVGARDIDVSVYLPGDQFPIKR, encoded by the coding sequence ATGAAACAAACGTTTTACACAGCAATTACCGCGTCCTTGTTTTTAATAATCGCTTGTAATTACCCATCCAATCAACAGCCAACCCACAATGAAAGCAACACCGGCACTCTTTTCATAATCGGTGGTGGAGATCGTGATGATACGCTCATGCAGCAGATGATTGATGTTTCGGGATGGAAAAAAGGAGATGTCATCACTGCCATTACACTTCCAAGCACTTATGACAGCTCCTACTATTGGATCAACCATCAACTGCAACAGATGACGGGTCAGGCCTGTGTAAAGTTTGATTCAGCGGCCATACACGATGAAAAAAAACTGGACTCACTGTCTCAGTCAAAAATCATTTTTATAGGCGGCGGCGATCAGTTGCGTATGATGCAATTGATAGAAGGCAGTGAAGTAAAAAAGATTATTCAGCAAGCCTACCGGGAAGGCGCAACCATTGGCGGTACCAGCGCCGGCGCTGCTGTTATGAGTAGCCTGATGATAACAGGAAACCAACTGATGGACACCGTTTATGCATCCACTTTTCCGGTACTGCTCGATTCGAACCTCGAGTTAAAAGAAGGATTGGGTTTATTGGACAGCGTGATTGTTGACATGCACTTTATTGCACGAAGCCGTTACAACCGTTTATTCTCCGCCATCGTTGAACATCCGGAATATCAGTGCATTGGTATTGATGAAACCACCGCCATTATCATTCACAACGATTCTGCAACTGTTGCGGGAGTGAGTGAAGTAATGGTAATTGAAACACCAGATGAAATTCGAAAGGGCCCACATCATTTAGTGGGAGCAAGAGATATTGATGTGTCCGTTTATTTGCCGGGTGACCAGTTCCCAATCAAAAGATGA